In Schizosaccharomyces osmophilus chromosome 2, complete sequence, the following proteins share a genomic window:
- the mug72 gene encoding oxidoreductase: MSTEAISKLRVLSVGSNATSAFMGWRLSESQACHTSLIWRNRSESVMSEGIRIRSSVFGSTKWKPDVVVPTIEQLVTNDEPFDYVFVCLKIIPSVYDLGTAIKDVVTPGHTCVVLNTTGIVGAEKSIQETFPNNPIISFVIQDQFTQRGPLQFEHTAFAADTASSVMYLGLTDEEDEIPDSVQDAMIETLTLTLEAGGVSCTFLPKIQQKQWETGIGHMAFFPVSILNEEPNLSLIYRAKPFVKVIDGIMNEAFSIAATQGCDFPTEKRESLKRFIVNRMLAAPRPSYIFQDYLARRPLEVEVLLGYPVEIAEQHKVSVPYMETVYALFEAKAKKNLTSTPAVPQPIPAMPSSRISPPGLTARSPSRSTVGTSTRMGSMDDLLSKRQFASPPAFHAPSSRSMYKIPSASMVNLSSPVVTSPAGLGGRAMPTRFTGRNMRGSPFTMNKAGSVSDILSMSDGMVPNDPSETASVAGEAPSFDMLTLTQRRNRRNSQMSSSSMGIPSSASSSSDRRSTWTGRPPPHKGISEPVIPILEDPMTALYDTSRYPTRPPGSSTSSLNGNPTPKPTRPPSIASTSTTPRKFG, translated from the exons ATGTCCACGGAAGCGATCTCAAAACTTAGGGTTTTAAGCG TTGGTAGCAATGCAACTTCTGCTTTTATGGGCTGGCGCTTATCGGAAAGCCAAGCTTGCCATACAAGTCTTATTTGGCGTAATCGAAGTGAAAGCGTAATGTCTGAAGGCATCCGTATTCGTTCGAGCGTCTTTGGTTCTACTAAATGGAAACCTGATGTTG TCGTCCCTACAATTGAACAACTAGTAACAAATGACGAACCTTTTGATTATGTGTTTGTATGCCTAAAAATTATTCCTTCTGTTTATGATCTAGGAACTGCCATAAAAGACGTTGTTACCCCTGGTCATACCTGTGTCGTTTTAAATACTACCGGGATCGTTGGCGCTGAAAAGAGTATACAGGAAACCTTTCCAAATAATCctattatttctttcgttATTCAGGACCAGTTTACCCAGAGAGGGCCATTGCAATTTGAACATACTGCATTCGCTGCTGATACCGCTAGTAGTGTAATGTATTTAGGGTTAACTgatgaggaagatgaaatCCCAGACTCAGTTCAAGACGCCATGATTGAGACATTAACATTAACTCTGGAAGCAGGTGGTGTATCTTGCACATTCTTACCTAAAATCCAGCAAAAACAATGGGAAACAGGAATTGGTCATATGGCCTTTTTTCCAGTTTCTATATTAAATGAAGAACCAAATTTGTCTTTAATTTATAGAGCAAAGCCTTTTGTGAAAGTCATAGATGGTATAATGAACGAAGCATTTTCCATTGCTGCGACACAAGGTTGTGATTTTCCTACGGAAAAACGAGAATCATTGAAACGATTTATTGTGAATCGAATGTTAGCAGCACCCCGTCCCTCATACATATTTCAGGATTATTTAGCTCGTCGTCCTTTGGAAGTCGAGGTGTTGTTGGGATACCCGGTCGAAATTGCGGAACAACATAAAGTATCAGTGCCCTACATGGAAACCGTTTATGCTCTATTTGAAGcaaaagctaaaaaaaatcttaCTTCCACTCCAGCTGTTCCTCAGCCTATTCCAGCTATGCCATCAAGCCGTATATCACCACCTGGTTTAACCGCGCGATCCCCATCGCGCTCCACTGTGGGTACGTCAACAAGAATGGGTAGCATGGATGATCTCTTGAGCAAGCGACAATTTGCCTCTCCACCGGCTTTTCATGCGCCCTCTAGTCGTTCAATGTATAAAATTCCAAGTGCGTCCATGGTTAATTTATCTTCGCCCGTTGTCACTTCACCAGCAGGCCTTGGAGGTAGAGCAATGCCAACACGATTTACAGGACGGAATATGCGCGGAAGCCCGTTCACCATGAACAAAGCCGGGTCGGTGTCAGATATTCTTAGTATGTCGGATGGAATGGTTCCTAACGATCCCAGTGAAACTGCGTCGGTTGCAGGAGAAGcaccttcttttgatatGCTCACGTTGACGCAACGAAGGAATCGAAGAAACTCTCAAATGTCCTCGAGTTCCATGGGTATTCCATCGAGCGCATCGTCTTCGAGTGATCGCCGTTCTACTTGGACTGGCCGTCCACCACCTCATAAGG GCATAAGTGAACCAGTCATTCCAATTTTAGAAGACCCGATGACAGCTTTATATGACACGAGTCGTTATCCAACAAGGCCTCCAGGTAGCAGCACGTCGTCACTGAATGGAAATCCTACTCCCAAACCGACTCGACCACCTTCGATTGCATCCACATCTACTACTCCTCGAAAATTTGGCTAA